The following are encoded in a window of Panicum virgatum strain AP13 chromosome 5N, P.virgatum_v5, whole genome shotgun sequence genomic DNA:
- the LOC120672970 gene encoding uncharacterized protein LOC120672970: MPDVVWEHGQKVGGGFKCKYCREEKGGGGATRFKEHLAHRGKDVKDCPSVPIEVKQFFSEQLDRNKVRAKARARERVLRDQAARGRHTDLEEEGGQGHDEDAELQAALHQSRQEYDFMQQAGPRYERGGGSGAASGSISGGVGGSGGPQPSMFRRSQSQVPERVRDYHLGLSSAPRQQRIDTGPWTVKGRTSRELLGRAWAKACHAVGIPGRKVDDPYFKAAIVETQKQGVGIKISSGREIDGKYLDENVKEIEKEIEKWKNEWDECGVTIMCDSWTGPMRNSVINFLVYSGGTMYFLKSINASYKIQDHQYLLKEIRAVVMKVEPHNVVQLVTDNGSNYKKACTEEELGSDDTTPEPSGGEDIGDDDDDDDDDDDDDDDDDDSSSSEGDGNDGNESGGYRISPTIRFTGEEDFTHATQDTDHGAPTSQRQTTSTHRHGRQAPLAYDEDSSNSASSGQYYNPYSTSPPAGGFLWPPPGVVNPPLPQAVAALPYLDYHGYLPYRAPQLQYRPPTYVYLPPTDEPYEGPPGERFEDRRMQHEQVYNSANNTIRLAVALLAKDDDRNPPTISRSGQLINYALPADKPNIGYGAPTLIDVTTGRKRKNVAGNGSKFNCAMASSNSGS, translated from the exons ATGCCAGACGTAGTTTGGGAGCATGGCCAAAAGGTCGGGGGTGGTTTCAAATGCAAGTATTGCAGGGAGGAGAAGGGTGGGGGAGGAGCAACACGGTTCAAAGAGCATTTGGCACATAGGGGGAAAGATGTGAAGGACTGCCCTTCGGTTCCGATCGAAGTTAAGCAATTCTTTAGTGAGCAGTTGGACAGGAACAAGGTTAGAGCAAAAGCAAGGGCCCGAGAAAGAGTGCTGAGGGACCAAGCAGCAAGGGGGCGGCACACTGACCTAGAGGAGGAGGGTGGCCAGGGGCACGACGAGGATGCAGAGCTACAGGCTGCCTTACACCAGTCCCGCCAAGAGTATGACTTTATGCAGCAAGCTGGGCCACGATACGAGAGGGGTGGCGGATCTGGAGCTGCTTCTGGATCTATAAGTGGTGGTGTTGGAGGCAGTGGTGGACCACAGCCTTCGATGTTCAGAAGGAGTCAGTCACAAGTCCCCGAGAGGGTTAGGGACTACCACCTAGGTTTGAGCAGTGCTCCACGACAGCAAAGGATTGATACCGGCCCATGGACTGTCAAGGGGAGGACATCAAGAGAGCTTCTAGGGAGGGCATGGGCGAAGGCGTGCCATGCTGTCGGTATTCCCGGCCGGAAAGTCGATGACCCATACTTTAAAGCTGCGATCGTGGAGACCCAGAAACAAG GTGTTGGAATCAAAATATCATCAGGGAGGGAGATagatggaaaatatttggatgAGAATGTGAAGGAGATAGAGAAAGAGATAGAGAAGTGGAAGAACGAGTGGGATGAATGTGGAGTCACGATCATGTGTGATTCGTGGACGGGGCCTATGCGTAATTCGGTCATTAATTTCTTGGTGTATAGCGGTGGCACCATGTATTTCTTGAAGTCCATCAATGCGTCCTACAAAATACAGGACCATCAATACTTGTTGAAG GAGATACGAGCAGTGGTCATGAAAGTGGAGCCTCACAATGTGGTTCAGCTTGTCACGGATAATGGTTCGAACTACAAAAAAGCCTGCACTGAGGAGGAGTTAGGTAGTGACGATACCACACCTGAGCCTAGTGGTGGTGAGGAcattggtgatgatgatgatgatgatgatgatgatgatgatgatgatgatgatgatgatgattccaGTAGCAGTGAAGGTGATGGCAATGATGGCAACGAAAGTGGTGGTTATCGTATATCTCCTACTATAAGGTTCACTGGGGAGGAGGACTTCACCCATGCAACACAAGATACAGATCATGGAGCACCTACTTCACAACGACAAACAACATCGACACATCGACATGGTCGACAGGCCCCACTTGCATATGATGAAGATAGCTCCAACTCTGCCTCTAGTGGTCAGTACTACAACCCTTACAGTACTTCTCCCCCTGCAGGGGGCTTTCTGTGGCCACCACCAGGGGTGGTGAACCCGCCACTTCCGCAGGCAGTTGCAGCATTGCCTTATTTGGATTATCACGGCTACCTACCATATCGAGCTCCACAGTTGCAATATCGCCCACCTACGTACGTGTATTTGCCACCAACAGACGAGCCGTATGAGGGACCACCGGGAGAGAGATTTGAGGACCGAAGAATGCAG CATGAGCAAGTATACAACTCTGCAAATAACACAATAAGATTGGCAGTGGCATTACTTGCTAAG GATGATGACCGGAATCCTCCAACAATCAGCAGGAGTGGGCAGCTGATCAACTACGCCTTGCCAGCCGATAAACCAAATATCGGCTATGGTGCTCCAACTCTGATAGATGTGACCACTGGGAGAAAACGCAAA AATGTTGCTGGCAATGGCTCCAAAttcaactgtgccatggcttcCTCTAATTCTGGTTCATGA
- the LOC120674342 gene encoding translation machinery-associated protein 22-like, whose amino-acid sequence MAAEKPAPVRVLYCGVCGLPAEYCEFGPDFERCKPWLRAHAPGVYPDELIASSSSGGGGGGDKDVDKVGERLQGVGISDGSTSSAAGDASASKPEEVKRLPGGKVKKKDKQEVVIEKIVRNKRKCVTVVKGLELFGVKLSDASKKLGKKFATGASVVKGPTEKEQIDVQGDISYDIVEFITDTWPDVPESAIFFIEDGRKVPAA is encoded by the exons atggcggcggagaAGCCGGCTCCGGTGCGCGTGCTCTACTGCGGCGTCTGCGGCCTCCCCGCGGAGTACTGCGAGTTCGGCCCCGATTTCGAGCGCTGCAAGCCCTGGCTGCGCGCCCACGCGCCCGGCGTCTACCCGGACGAGCTCATCGCCTCTTCCTCATCCG gcggcggcggcggcggcgacaaggACGTGGACAAGGTCGGAGAGCGCCTCCAGGGCGTGGGGATCTCGGACGGCTCCACCAGCAGCGCTGCAG GGGATGCTTCTGCATCTAAGCCGGAAGAGGTGAAACGCCTGCCTGGTGGTAAGGTCAAGAAAAAG GACAAGCAGGAGGTTGTAATTGAGAAGATTGTCCGCAACAAGCGCAAATGCGTCACTGTGGTGAAAGGACTTGAATTGTTTG GTGTAAAGCTGAGTGATGCTTCaaagaagcttgggaagaagttTGCAACTGGAGCTTCTGTTGTTAAG GGCCCAACTGAGAAGGAGCAGATTGATGTTCAAGGGGACATATCATATGATATTGTGGAGTTTATTACAGATACGTGGCCTGAT GTACCTGAGTCTGCCATTTTCTTCATTGAAGATGGAAGGAAGGTTCCTGCTGCTTGA